GGTGCGCTGATCGGGATCCAGGCGGTTGTCCTCAATGGTGCCGTCATCGGCAAGAACTGCCTGGTGGGCGCCGGCTCGATTGTCACCGAAGGCAAGGTGTTCCCGGACAACTCGCTGATCCTGGGCGCACCTGCCAAGGTCGTGCGAGAGCTGACACCTGAAGCGATCGCCGGCATGCATCGAAACGCCGAGGACTATGTCACCAAGGGTCAGGGGTACAGGGACAAATTGATTCGTATCCGTTAAAGAACCGCTGAGTAACGTCCCTGGCGGGCGTTGCCTCTCTCCAATAATTACAACAATGGAGAAACATCATGGTTGCCATGACTGGCGATATTGCGCTCGCGCGCAGCGAAGAAACCATTAACGAACTGCTGCTCTATCGGCGCGTGGCCTGGCGCATTATGCCGCTGGCCATTATCTGCTTTTTGTTTTCCTATTTTGACCGGATCAACATCAGCTTCGCCAAGACCCAGATGCAGCATGAACTGGGCTTGAGCGACGCGGCGTATGGCCTGGCCGCGAGCATGTTCTTCATTGGCTATGTGCTGTTCGAAGTACCCAGCAGCCTGGGCCTCAAACGCTACGGCGCGCCGGCCTGGATCTGCCGGATCATGGTCTCCTGGGGCCTGGCCACGGCAGCGATGATGTTCGCCTACACCCAATACACGCTCTACTTCTTGCGCTTCCTGATTGGCGTAATGGAAGCCGGCTTCGGCCCGGCGATCCTGTTCTATCTGGCGTGCTGGTTCCCGAAAAAACACTTGGCGAAGATGAACGGCCTGTGGTTCCTGTCGGTGCCCCTGGCAGGTGCAGTCGGCGGGCCGGCTGCGGGAATCCTGTTGGGTACGATGGACGGCGTGTTCGGCCTGGCCGGCTGGCACTGGTTGTTCCTGATGTCCGGATTGCCGTGTGTCGTATTGGGCGTGCTGGTGTTGTGGAAACTGGACCGGGACATCGAGTCGGCCAAGTGGCTCAGCCGCAGCGAGAAAGACCTGCTGGCGGCCAATCTCGAGCATGACAAAGTCAACCAGAAGCCGGTGCTGGGCTCTCTGTGGCGCGTATTGTTGACGTGGGAAGTCGCGGTCATGGCGTTCATTTACTTCGTGATCAAGTCCGCTTCCTATGGCCTTAATTTCTGGATGCCACACCTGATCAAATCTTCCGGCATCCAAAGCCTGTTGTGGGTCGGGATGTTCTCGGCGCTGCCCTACATCGTCGCGTGCATCGGCATGATCTGGCTCACCCGGCGCTCCGATCGAACCGGCGAGCGTAAAACTTATCTGGTCATGTGCCTGATTGCAGCAGCAGTCGGCTATCTCTTGGCCTGCCTGTTCTCGGACTCATCCTGGGCAATGATGGCAGCGCTCGTACTGGCTACCGCCGGCACCTTTATTGCGATCCCGATTTTCTGGACGATTCCGCAATCGACCTTTTCGGGATTGGCGGTCGCGACGGGAACGGCGGCGATCAACTCCATCGGTCAACTTAGCGGCATGGTTGCGCCTGTGATGGTGGGCAAGATCAACGATCTGTCGGGCTCAACCTACATGGGCATGCTCTCCATTGCCCCGCTGATTCTGATCGCCTGTTTCGTTGTGATGCGCTTTGTCCGTAACCCCAAAACTTGAGGTGTTCAGAAGTATTTTCAATACTGATAATCACAGCGCCATCTCATACCGGATTAACAGACGCTGAGCTCGGTGTGCGCGTAAGTTAAAGGAGAGAAGGGTTTGCCTTTTCTGCGATTTGGCGGGAATAGATCGGTGTCACGCAAATTGGTCTTTCTACAAATGGCGTCCAGGGCTCTTGCCAAGGGCATGAGCAAACGGGTTTATTTTTTCCTTAGTGCCGTACACTTCGTTAGAATTGCCGCCTTCACGTGCCGTGCCACCTCTACCTGCCCACCCGATGACGCTTACAGGGATCGCAATGCCAAGCAGCTACGCGCGTTTTACCCGCGCCAGCATCCCGCGACATGTGACGGTGATGGCCGGTTCCAGTGCCGTGAGCCTGTTCGCGGTGTTCCTGGTGGATATTTTCACGCTGGTGTACGTGTCCATGCTGCACCAGCCGGTCCTGCTGGCCGCGGTCGGCATCGCCAAAGTGTTGATCTTTTTCAACGGCGCGCTGGCCAATGGGTTGATTATCGCGGCGGCGTCGGTGCTGTCCGAGCGCATCGGCCACCGGGCGAGGCAGACGGTGCCACACCTCACTGCGTGCCTGATGCTCATGGTGGTGGCGGTTTCCGGGCTGTGCGCGGCTGTGCAGTTGGCGCTGGTGGCCCCGATCACCCACTGGCTGGGCGCACAGGATGAGGTGTACGAGGCGGCGCGCCGTTTTATCTGGCTGACGCTGCCGTTCACGGTCGCGCAAGCGGCGATGCAAATGGCAGCGCAGATGCTCAGGAGCGCCGGCGACAGCCGCAGGGCATTCTGGGTGGTGCTCTCGGGAGCGGCGACATTGGCAGCGGCAGACCCGCTGCTGATCTTCGAGCTCGGCCTGGGGCTGGATGGCGCGGGGATCGCCTACGCGTTGTCGGCGCTGGTGTCGGCCGGGCTGGGCATCTATTGGGTACGGCAGCACATCGGCCTGGCGACGGCTGTCAGTCTCAAGCGGCTGCGGCTGTACGGGCTTCGCATCGCACGGGTGGCCTTACCGGCAACGCTTGCCAATATGGCGACGCCGGTCGGCGTGGCTTATCTGGTGTCGACTGTCTCGGTCTACGGCACTTCGGCCCTCGCGGCGATGGCGGTGCTGGACCGGGTCATGCAGTTTTCGTTCTGTGCCTTTTTTGCCCTGCCCAGTGCCCTGGCGCCGGTGTTGGGCCAGAACATCGGTGCCCAGCAGCCTTTGCGCGTGCAGGCGGCCATCGTGTTCACGCGGCGCCTGGTGATTGCCTATGGTTTGGGTGTCTGGGCTGTATTGCTGGCGTCATGCGCTATGATTGCCGACTTTTATGGTCTGGAAGGCGAGGGGCGTGAACTGTTCCTCGTGTTCTGCCGAGTAGGCGCGGGCCTTTGGGTGATCATCGGCCTGGACTTCGTCGCGATTGCCGTGTTTGTGACCATGCAGCGTGCCTGGCTGGTGGCGGTCTTCGCCTGGTTGCGCGCAACCCTCGGCACGCTGCCGTTCGTGTATGTAGGCACACACTCGTTTGGCAGCAGCGGAGCAATGCCCGGCATGTTTCTGGGCAACGCGCTGATCGCGGTGATGTCGACGGTCACCGCCACGGTGGTCGCACGCAGGTTTTTGTCGGGAAGGGCCCAGCCAGGCAGTGCTGGGATAAGTTGAATGCAGCAGTAATCGGATTTTTATGTCAGTTGACGAATCAGGGAACGAATCACTTGAAGGCCTGGAGCCCAAGCGCCGTCGAGCCCCCAAGGGCGAGATGCGCCGCGCGGCCTTGCTCGATGCGGCCACCGTTATCTTTGCCCGCGATGGTTATACCAGTTCATCCATGCGCGACGTGGCGGCGCTTGCCGGTATCACCACGGTCGGCCTGCTGCACCACTTCGCTAACAAGGAAGTACTGCTCAAGGCGCTGCTGGAACGCAGGGATCAGCGTGTTACCTCGAGGTTTCATGAACTGACCATCGAAATGACGCTGGAGGGGTTTCTCAAGTTCTTGCGCCAGAGCATGAGCTTCAGCATCCAGGATGCGGCCGAGTGCCAGGCGTCACTGGTGATGAACACCGAGAGCCTGTCCCAGGCGCACCCGGCATGGTCCTGGTACAAGGAGCGCTTTGACCTGACCCATCAGCATGCGCGGGGGCACCTGAACGCGTTGATCGAGGCCGGCGAGATTCGTCCTGACGTGGACGTAAAGGCCATCGCCCAAGAGATTTTCTCGATGATGGATGGCTTGCAGATTCAGTGGCTGCGAAGCCCACAGGACGTGGACGTGATGGCAGTGTTCGACGGCTACGTGCGTCGCTTGGGGAGGGACCTGCAGGCTCGTCCCTGAGCCGGCAGGTTCGAGCTTAGTAGGTCTGCGAAGCGTTGACCTGCACTGCCTTGCGCAGTGGTAATGGCAGCGGGTTGCTGTCACGAGTGGTGAGGTGTTCGGGAAACAGGGTGGTCAAGGTACGATTGAGCGCCAGGTTTTGCGAGTCCGCGCCAACCAGGATCTTGAACTTACCGGCGTCCACGTCCCAGCTGTCGGTCTTGTCGACGTAGTAGGCCAGGGAGCGTGAGTCGATCGGGATGCTCACGGTCTTGCTCTCGCCAGGCTTCAAGTACACCTTGGTGAAGCCCTTGAGTTCTTTCTCCGGACGGTCGACGGCAGGTTTAACCGGCTGCACGTACAGCTGTGCAACTTCGAAGCCGGCCTTGTCGCCCGTGTTGGTCAGCGTGAACGTCACATCCACGGTCGAACCCGGCGCCATCACGTTGCTCGACAACTTCAGGTCGCTGTAGCCGAATGAGGTGTAGGACAGACCATAACCGAACGGATACAGCGGCTTGGCGTGCTTCTTGTCATAACCGCGATAGCCCAGGTACAGGCCCTCGCTGTAGGTCATTTCAGTCAGCGCGTTGTCGCCACGATAAGCCGCCGGGTCCGGATAGGAGGCGTAGCTCGGGTTGTCTTCGATATGCTGGTCGATGGTCACCGGCAGCTTGCCCGATGGGTTGACCTTGCCGTACAGGATCTCGGCCAGGGCCTGGCCGCCTTGCTGGCCCGGGAACCAGGCTTGCAACGTGGCACCTACCTTTTTCGCCCACGGCTGCATGTTCGCGACACCGCCGCCGTGCATGACCACGATGGTGTTGGGGTTGGCCTTGGCCACTTGCTTGATCAGCTCGGCCTGTTGGTCGGGCAGTTCATAGCCATGGTCAGAGCCTTCGCCTTCGTTTTCGTAGGTCGTGCCGACAGCCACCACTACAGCATCATAATCAGCCAGGTCCGCTGGTGGACGCAGCGACGCCCAGCTCATCTGCACGCCGGTCACACCGCCCAGCGCCGGGATGAAGTTACCCTGTACACGTTGGTATTCGAGTTTCACGGTGTACGACTTGCCAGCCTTGAGCGACGCGGTCTTGCCTGATGTGGTCAGGGCATTGACCACATCCGAGGAGTACGGCACGCCATCGCTCTGCAGCACCAGTTCATCGTTGACCCACAGCTTGTAAGGGCCGTCGGCGCGCACTTTGAATACGTGCGGGCCAGCAATGGTCGGCTTGATCACCGAACTGAAGCGGGCCGAGAACGCACCGGCATTCGGGCTGAAGCCGGAGACGGCGGTGGTGCCGGCATTGGTCACGTTGGTGCCGGTGGTCCAATTGAGGTTCACACCCGGCTCTACGCGAGTCAGG
Above is a genomic segment from Pseudomonas sp. R5-89-07 containing:
- a CDS encoding MATE family efflux transporter, yielding MPSSYARFTRASIPRHVTVMAGSSAVSLFAVFLVDIFTLVYVSMLHQPVLLAAVGIAKVLIFFNGALANGLIIAAASVLSERIGHRARQTVPHLTACLMLMVVAVSGLCAAVQLALVAPITHWLGAQDEVYEAARRFIWLTLPFTVAQAAMQMAAQMLRSAGDSRRAFWVVLSGAATLAAADPLLIFELGLGLDGAGIAYALSALVSAGLGIYWVRQHIGLATAVSLKRLRLYGLRIARVALPATLANMATPVGVAYLVSTVSVYGTSALAAMAVLDRVMQFSFCAFFALPSALAPVLGQNIGAQQPLRVQAAIVFTRRLVIAYGLGVWAVLLASCAMIADFYGLEGEGRELFLVFCRVGAGLWVIIGLDFVAIAVFVTMQRAWLVAVFAWLRATLGTLPFVYVGTHSFGSSGAMPGMFLGNALIAVMSTVTATVVARRFLSGRAQPGSAGIS
- a CDS encoding TetR/AcrR family transcriptional regulator, with amino-acid sequence MSVDESGNESLEGLEPKRRRAPKGEMRRAALLDAATVIFARDGYTSSSMRDVAALAGITTVGLLHHFANKEVLLKALLERRDQRVTSRFHELTIEMTLEGFLKFLRQSMSFSIQDAAECQASLVMNTESLSQAHPAWSWYKERFDLTHQHARGHLNALIEAGEIRPDVDVKAIAQEIFSMMDGLQIQWLRSPQDVDVMAVFDGYVRRLGRDLQARP
- a CDS encoding MFS transporter, with product MVAMTGDIALARSEETINELLLYRRVAWRIMPLAIICFLFSYFDRINISFAKTQMQHELGLSDAAYGLAASMFFIGYVLFEVPSSLGLKRYGAPAWICRIMVSWGLATAAMMFAYTQYTLYFLRFLIGVMEAGFGPAILFYLACWFPKKHLAKMNGLWFLSVPLAGAVGGPAAGILLGTMDGVFGLAGWHWLFLMSGLPCVVLGVLVLWKLDRDIESAKWLSRSEKDLLAANLEHDKVNQKPVLGSLWRVLLTWEVAVMAFIYFVIKSASYGLNFWMPHLIKSSGIQSLLWVGMFSALPYIVACIGMIWLTRRSDRTGERKTYLVMCLIAAAVGYLLACLFSDSSWAMMAALVLATAGTFIAIPIFWTIPQSTFSGLAVATGTAAINSIGQLSGMVAPVMVGKINDLSGSTYMGMLSIAPLILIACFVVMRFVRNPKT